agttcgatttttcgaaaaataaattaatacttaaaaaattacaataatgaaatggattattttaaatagatttctatttcaaataaatgctgggggaaaaaaatctgaaaatcctttaaaaaaaggCATCACTGTttcaacaactgttttcaacattgtccataataataaatgcttcttctgatttctgaaggatgatgtgagactgaaaactgaagtaatgaatgctgaaaattcaactttgtcatcacaggaataaattacactttaaaatatattcagataaaaataatgtaataatgtttcataatATCACTGTATTATAATACTGCAATATTGTCAATCGAATAAAACAGAGCATTGGTATGCTTCCAGACGTTTGAACAGTATGAGTACATACAGTGTGGAATTTATCATagtgaacaaaaaaagaaaaaatatttcctttttttcttttttctttttttgagcaagAGCTACATGTTGACTTTAGATTTTAGGATACTGGCATCTAAAagttctcaatttttttttttttttacaaataagtaGTGTGCATCCATGTCTGCTGTGTTTGGCTTCCATTTTTGGATCTTAAGTAACAAAGTTCAGATAGAGAACAGCACAAAATTCTAGGCATGCATCTGTGAAATTTGAATTTTCACCAGCAGAGGGTGCAAGAGCGAAACCATCAGTCTCTGATAGAACAGTGCAAACTCCTCAAGAACCTGGACATAGCTGTGGATATGTCCAGTGGATATGTTTAGGATGTGTTGTATACAAATCATTTCTACTTACTGCTTGATGTTCTATCAGGAATCATCATACACCATCAATACTGCATCACACAgtctctaaaaacaaaacaagaacatcaAAATAACCATGTTTAAGAGTAAGAAAGGTTAAAGGAGAACTGCGATCAGAGTAGAAAATGAAAAGATTGAGGATAAAGGAGAAGGTTTAAAAGGCGGAGGTGGCATGTAGGTGCTTAAAGGATCAGTTGGCATAAAACTCTTAAAGCATTTGTTTTTTGTAACATCCATCAAGATAATGTAATGCTAGGCAGTATACATGCAGAAGAAGTCCTCAGAGGGGGATGGCATGGGTGAATAGGGGCTCAGTGGACACGCAGACCACAGGATCTATCTGTGTAAATGAAGAAAATCTTTATAGAAGGTTTAAAGGCTGAGGTGGCATGTAGATGCTTAAAGGATCAGACTTCATGCAGCACAAGTCCAACATAAGAGAGACGGGCAGCTTAACAGCCTCAGCGGAAACTGAGCAAGACATACCTGTCTGAAAGTCactgtgtgttaaaaaaaaaaaaaagtcacaaatggTTTGGAGATAAATAGAGCTGTGGTCTGAATAACAATCTGAAAAAGCaccaaaaacacatgaaaatttCACAGTGGGATTAAAAGTTTTGGAAATTTAGCTTTACTCTTTGTTCTCATTCTTTTCTCaattcaaaactttatttttttttttcttattcttttttttttctgttgcccTTTTTATAACACTTCTTAGTTCATTGAACAAAGATATAATTTTTTAGCATTAGTTGGGGGTCTGTGAGGTCCACCCCAAAGGGTTTTGAGTGCTACGTGGGCATATCTGAAAGGATTCTGGGCTCATTTTGTCTTGGAGTGCATCTGTATCTTGTTTTGTAACATAGCATTCAAAGGTTGTTCAGGAGGTCTTCTTGTCATATGCACAATTGGTTCTGTGTGTGAATGTTCAACCAAGTTAGCGCCCAACGCTGATGTTGCAGGTCTTGCAGCTGGGGTCTTTCTTAGCATTCACAGTTGATAAGCTCATCAACTGGTGGCCGCTGATCTGAGAGACAGTCCCCTGTGCCAGTGGCACCAGCTCAGTATAAATCAGCTCCAGAATCACATCCTGTGCATGCTGAAACACCACCCGCCCATCCTCCCCGCAGACACGTGTCAGAAAGCGGTTGTTCGTCACATCCAGCTCCGGAAGGCGATCTCTGCAGTAAAGGTCTCCGTGCGAGCCCCGGGGAGCCAGGACGAGGATGACATAATGATAGGCAGTGTACATACAGTAGAAGTCCCCGAAGTAGAGGCGCGTATCAGGGTTGAACAGAATCTCTGCGGGAATCTGGAAGCGGAAGCGGCCATATGGGGAATCCTGTGGCGGCTGACCTGTGTTAAACTCAGTGTTGCAGCTGAAGAAGATCCCCTCCAGTTTACCGCTGAGAGGTGAACCGTGACTACCGCTGTTATCCTTTACCGAGGGCATCATTCGACCGCCAAGAACATCtctgtgtgagaaaaaaaaagacatttctaaaATCCCTTAATTGGTCAGTtagattttgtaacatttttcaaAGAAGTCTTTTATAATCACTAAGGTAgcatctgtataaaaaaaaatgcagaaaaacagtattattgttaaatattataacaatttaaaataaatgttttctatatattttattgatttggtgcttaagaaacatttcttaatactaTCAATGCTGTGCTTCTTTTTTGTGGAAATCGTGATaggataaataaaaagaaaagcatttacatttacatttgcatttacttgaaatagaaatcttttgtagcattataaatgtctttacgttCACCTGTAATAAATTTAAAGCAACTCTGCTGATAAAAGTATGGATTTTTTCATGACGTCACGAAGGGCCATGATTGAATAGAAACTTTCTGAACCTTTTACGAACATGGAAGGAGTGCatttggcacagaaatactcCATCATACATCCAAATAGTTTTttgaaactttggccatgtttagcatgagaatcaaactctttaacagtgtaatcaactcagaatgcatgaaattgcGTTAACAtaccccccccaacacacacacacaaaataaaactttaGTGTAAGAGAAAATGTTAACAACGCAGTTCACAAAAAGAAGACAGTAAACCCAGGTGATTAATAAGTAAATGATTCCACAAGAGGGAGCTGTTTACTTTCTACCGATCTGAATCTCAGCAGTAAAGGTCTTTATTTTCTTCAACCACATTACTTTCTCTTTTTCCTCCCTATTTCATATACTAAGCATTTTTAAAGAGGTCTTTTTTTGTTGCTTGTTTTTGTGAATCACCTGCAGTGTTGGAAGTATTCCTCGTGCTGATTCCGGTAAAAGACAGAGAACTTGAGCATCCTGCCAGCGATGACTTCAGCCTTCTGCAATAGCTGCGTCAAATGCACCGAGGAATAATCTAGAAGAttgaaggatttttttatttgtcatcagTCTTGTTATCTACATAAAAAGCTGATCAGCAGCACAACATTTAAAAGATACATGTCATTATTCTCCTAttgataattatgtatttaaagcaTTTTACCTCAATATTCTTCCTTATATGCCTAATcagttttacatattatttttataactttttttaatttgtatttttttctctcttttaatggcaatttaaagtacttttaattaCATGTGTGTATCAAATGTGCTGTAAAATCCtgtataacattattttttatctgtatgtgtgtgtttgggttaTTTACCTGCTGTACAAAATTCAACAATGTCACTCCATTCTGATACGGCGTAGTCTCCATCCGTCTGTTTGGATGCTATTTGCACAGCAACTGTGTATTCTGTCCGTGGACTCAGGAACCAATGGCCTCGCACTGTCATGGGCAACGGGACTGCCTTGGCAACAAGCTTCGTAGGCACATCCTAAAGACAGAGAGTCATCAAGGAATTCATTTACTAATTAATGACATTTAATCAACTGAATCTTTTTTATGACGACGGTCAACAGGACGAAATTTCGCTAAAACGCTCTCTTataaataggcaaaaaaaaaacaatcatttatattataaattattacaaacTTTGAAACCTCAGGCAATACTCAAGAAATAATTTGAACTGAATCGTTGAGTACCTTGTGTTTGAATTTGTTGGAGTTCTTGTTCGCCTTCTTGTTAAGGTCAATGAAGTAATGTGTGATCTTCTCTGTGGTGTGAGGGTCCATATCCCAGCAGATCTTAAAGGAGTCGCAGGTGATGTTACTGATCTTAATGTTGCGAGCAATGGGTAACTCCATTCCTACCACTCCAGGATCCTCAGCCTtaccttaaataaataaagaaagaaagaatgaatattGTCCAAAATCCagttttgtttgaaatattaaGTTTTTCTCTATAAACACTACACTGAGTTAAAAATGTGCTTTGTTGGCTACAGTGTGagactgtgttattttagtgtctaGAAATGAACAACAGGAATGTGGGATTCCTGAATGgcgcacacacaaaacacagagaACATTGAACCGCCTGTTATAACCATGAATAGGTTCATGATAAAGCTTTACTGTACAATAATCACCCTCAGCTCACTGTTCACTAAACACTGAGCTCTTTCTCTCCTAAACTGAATTCTTGAATTACTACTGCTGATATATTCCTCTGGAAAGAAATTACTGGGATTTAATATGGATTTAAGAGTATTACTGAAAAAtctgcacacaaaaaaaagaaatccatgtTTATTAGAAGataaatatctgaatattttGTATTACTGAACACTGAGGTTATACTAACATTCAACAGTTTGgacattaaactgataaaaaacgACAGTAATGACATTTACTGTGTAACAAAAACTAATTCTATTTCAGTTTATCATAGTTTCCAGAAAATATTAAGCAAATGTTTTAagctttgataataataagaaatgaatcttgagcatcaaatcagcataataaaatgatttctgaaggattatgcaaaactgaagactggagtaaaagaGAAAAGCCAGCtgtgccatcacagaaataaataatatttgaaaaatgtctatatcgaaatagaaaacagataaaaaatacaaaatgtaattgtgagataaaacaaaaataaacaaaaataaaaaagttaaaagaaaaagtcCACATTGTGAGAAAGTCACATTGTGTCACACTTGTGGGAAATAGttctaattacaaaaaataaatttctaaataagaaataaagtcaatatTGTGAGAAATAgtcataatttgtaaataaaagtcACGTTGTGTTGTAAAAAGTGATAtttgtgagatatgaagtcatTACTATAGAAATTAAAGTGACAAGAAATAAAGTTGCacttatgaaatataaataaaatggaagAAGACAAATGCATAAGAAGgtaaatgcacaaacaaaacagcaaaatgtCTCATTGAACAATAATAGTACTCACAAGGTTGAGTTGAGTTATAGATGTA
This region of Carassius auratus strain Wakin chromosome 17, ASM336829v1, whole genome shotgun sequence genomic DNA includes:
- the phyhipla gene encoding phytanoyl-CoA 2-hydroxylase interacting protein-like a isoform X1, producing the protein MEGASLAHGVASPLSPREGMIKNVSLESLQLCERDGKAEDPGVVGMELPIARNIKISNITCDSFKICWDMDPHTTEKITHYFIDLNKKANKNSNKFKHKDVPTKLVAKAVPLPMTVRGHWFLSPRTEYTVAVQIASKQTDGDYAVSEWSDIVEFCTADYSSVHLTQLLQKAEVIAGRMLKFSVFYRNQHEEYFQHCRDVLGGRMMPSVKDNSGSHGSPLSGKLEGIFFSCNTEFNTGQPPQDSPYGRFRFQIPAEILFNPDTRLYFGDFYCMYTAYHYVILVLAPRGSHGDLYCRDRLPELDVTNNRFLTRVCGEDGRVVFQHAQDVILELIYTELVPLAQGTVSQISGHQLMSLSTVNAKKDPSCKTCNISVGR
- the phyhipla gene encoding phytanoyl-CoA 2-hydroxylase interacting protein-like a isoform X2 — protein: MELPIARNIKISNITCDSFKICWDMDPHTTEKITHYFIDLNKKANKNSNKFKHKDVPTKLVAKAVPLPMTVRGHWFLSPRTEYTVAVQIASKQTDGDYAVSEWSDIVEFCTADYSSVHLTQLLQKAEVIAGRMLKFSVFYRNQHEEYFQHCRDVLGGRMMPSVKDNSGSHGSPLSGKLEGIFFSCNTEFNTGQPPQDSPYGRFRFQIPAEILFNPDTRLYFGDFYCMYTAYHYVILVLAPRGSHGDLYCRDRLPELDVTNNRFLTRVCGEDGRVVFQHAQDVILELIYTELVPLAQGTVSQISGHQLMSLSTVNAKKDPSCKTCNISVGR